The following are encoded together in the Acidovorax sp. KKS102 genome:
- a CDS encoding ABC-F family ATP-binding cassette domain-containing protein, with protein MITLKNVTLRRGTKVVLDSVSTTINPGENVGLVGRNGAGKSSLFALLSGKLHEDGGDFHIPSSWRMAEVAQNMPETDQSATDFVLEGDTRLAEVQRQLAEAEASDDGMAIAHAYSDLHDAGAHDAVARAQALILGLGFRVSELDQPVNSFSGGWRMRLQLARALMCPSDLLLLDEPTNHLDLDALVWLEAWLKRYAGTMIVISHDREFLDAITNVTLQIQQGELNRYGGNYSKFEELRAQQLELQQASFAKQQEKMAHLQKFIDRFKAKASKAKQAQSRVKQLERMEKIGPVLAEAEFTFEFKEPANLPNPMLAISDASFGYVDEEGTPTTILTGVNRSVLAGQRIGILGANGQGKSTLVKTIARTMKPLAGSITEGKGLNIGYFAQQELDVLRPSENPLEHMIRLAKELGPDAKQPSREQDLRSYLGSFNFTGDMVKQAVGTMSGGEKARLVLAMIVWQRPNLLLLDEPTNHLDLATREALAMALNDFDGTVMLVSHDRALLRSVCEDFWMVGRGVVGPFDGDLDDYQRYLLEESKRLREEARLAEQAQQQASQAPAVAPAVAQPTLAPSAAVPPPAPSSPPARDGREQRKLDAQTRQQLAEKTRPLKKELEQIDKRLAALSAERTALEQKLTETLPPAEIAECGRRLKAGNDETEKLEERWLEISSELEEISATSVG; from the coding sequence ATGATCACCCTCAAGAACGTTACCCTGCGCCGAGGCACGAAAGTCGTGCTTGACAGCGTGTCCACCACCATCAACCCCGGCGAAAACGTCGGGCTTGTGGGGCGCAATGGCGCAGGCAAATCCAGCCTGTTTGCACTGCTCAGCGGCAAGCTGCATGAAGACGGCGGAGACTTTCACATCCCCTCGAGCTGGCGCATGGCCGAGGTCGCGCAGAACATGCCCGAGACCGATCAATCCGCCACCGATTTTGTGCTGGAAGGCGACACGCGCTTGGCCGAAGTGCAGCGCCAGCTGGCCGAAGCCGAAGCCAGCGACGATGGCATGGCCATTGCCCATGCGTATTCCGACCTGCACGATGCTGGCGCCCACGATGCCGTGGCCCGCGCCCAGGCGCTTATCCTTGGGCTGGGTTTTCGGGTGAGCGAACTCGACCAGCCCGTCAACAGCTTTTCGGGCGGCTGGCGCATGCGCCTGCAATTGGCGCGTGCGCTGATGTGCCCCAGCGATTTGCTGCTGCTGGACGAGCCCACCAACCACTTGGATCTGGATGCACTCGTCTGGCTCGAAGCCTGGCTCAAGCGCTATGCAGGCACCATGATCGTGATCAGCCACGACCGCGAGTTTTTGGACGCGATCACCAATGTCACCCTGCAAATCCAGCAGGGCGAATTGAACCGCTACGGCGGTAACTACAGCAAGTTTGAAGAACTGCGCGCCCAGCAACTGGAGCTGCAGCAAGCCAGCTTTGCCAAACAGCAGGAGAAGATGGCGCACCTGCAAAAGTTCATCGACCGCTTCAAGGCCAAGGCCAGCAAGGCCAAGCAGGCGCAAAGCCGGGTCAAGCAACTTGAACGCATGGAGAAAATCGGACCGGTGCTGGCCGAGGCCGAATTCACTTTCGAGTTCAAGGAGCCAGCCAACCTGCCCAATCCGATGCTTGCCATCAGCGACGCGTCGTTTGGCTATGTGGACGAAGAAGGTACGCCCACCACCATTCTCACGGGCGTCAACCGATCCGTGCTGGCTGGGCAGCGCATCGGTATCCTGGGCGCCAACGGACAGGGCAAGTCCACGCTGGTCAAGACCATTGCGCGCACCATGAAGCCGCTCGCGGGCAGCATCACGGAGGGCAAGGGGCTGAACATCGGGTACTTTGCGCAGCAAGAGCTCGATGTGCTGCGCCCCAGTGAAAACCCGTTGGAGCACATGATCCGTCTGGCCAAGGAACTAGGGCCGGATGCCAAGCAACCGAGCCGTGAGCAGGATCTGCGCAGCTACCTGGGCAGCTTCAACTTCACCGGCGATATGGTCAAACAGGCCGTGGGCACCATGAGCGGTGGTGAAAAGGCGCGCCTGGTCCTGGCCATGATTGTCTGGCAACGCCCCAACCTGCTGCTGCTCGACGAGCCCACCAACCACCTGGACTTGGCCACCCGCGAGGCGTTGGCCATGGCGCTCAACGACTTCGACGGCACCGTCATGCTGGTCAGCCACGACCGTGCACTGCTGCGCTCGGTGTGCGAGGACTTCTGGATGGTGGGCCGGGGCGTGGTCGGCCCGTTCGACGGAGACCTCGACGACTACCAGCGGTACCTGCTCGAAGAATCCAAGCGCCTGCGCGAAGAAGCGCGGCTTGCCGAGCAGGCACAACAACAGGCCTCACAGGCTCCTGCTGTAGCCCCAGCCGTCGCACAGCCAACGTTGGCACCTTCCGCGGCTGTGCCCCCACCTGCGCCCTCTTCCCCCCCCGCACGCGACGGACGAGAGCAACGCAAGCTGGATGCCCAGACCCGTCAACAACTGGCCGAAAAGACCCGCCCGCTCAAAAAAGAGCTGGAGCAGATCGACAAGCGCCTGGCGGCCTTGAGTGCAGAACGCACCGCATTGGAGCAAAAACTGACGGAAACCCTGCCTCCCGCAGAGATCGCCGAATGCGGCCGGCGCCTGAAAGCCGGAAACGACGAAACGGAAAAACTGGAGGAGCGCTGGCTCGAAATTTCTTCTGAGCTCGAAGAAATTTCAGCGACTTCGGTAGGCTGA
- the phbB gene encoding acetoacetyl-CoA reductase, which produces MSQKVAYVTGGMGGIGTAICQRLHKEGFKVIAGCGPTRNHAKWLAEQKALGYTFYASVGNVGDWDSTVEAFGKTKAEHGTIDVLVNNAGITRDRMFLKMSREDWDAVIETNLNSMFNVTKQVVSDMVEKGWGRIINISSVNGEKGQAGQTNYSAAKAGMHGFSMALAQELATKGVTVNTVSPGYIGTDMVKAIRPDVLEKIVATVPVKRLGEPSEIASIIAWLASEEGGYATGADFSVNGGLHMG; this is translated from the coding sequence ATGAGCCAGAAAGTCGCGTATGTCACCGGTGGCATGGGAGGTATCGGTACCGCCATTTGCCAGCGCCTGCACAAGGAAGGTTTCAAGGTCATCGCTGGTTGTGGCCCCACACGGAACCACGCCAAGTGGCTGGCCGAGCAAAAGGCCCTGGGCTACACGTTTTATGCGTCGGTCGGTAACGTGGGTGATTGGGATTCCACGGTGGAAGCTTTCGGCAAGACCAAGGCAGAGCACGGCACCATCGACGTGCTGGTGAACAACGCCGGCATCACGCGTGACCGCATGTTCCTCAAGATGTCCCGCGAAGACTGGGACGCCGTGATCGAAACCAATCTCAACAGCATGTTCAACGTCACCAAACAAGTGGTGTCGGACATGGTGGAAAAAGGCTGGGGTCGCATCATCAACATCAGTTCGGTCAACGGCGAAAAAGGCCAGGCAGGTCAAACCAACTATTCCGCAGCCAAGGCGGGCATGCACGGGTTCTCGATGGCCCTGGCGCAAGAGCTGGCCACCAAGGGTGTCACCGTCAACACCGTCAGCCCCGGCTACATCGGCACAGACATGGTCAAGGCGATCCGCCCGGATGTGCTGGAGAAGATCGTTGCCACCGTCCCGGTCAAGCGCCTGGGCGAACCGAGCGAAATTGCCTCGATCATCGCCTGGCTGGCCTCGGAAGAGGGCGGGTACGCCACGGGTGCAGACTTCTCGGTCAATGGTGGCCTGCACATGGGCTGA
- a CDS encoding EAL domain-containing protein, which produces MTVTIFAQPFEPVGCQSCRDKTQLPFDFTMAFQPIMDLELDRPFAYEALVRGVDGESAGTVLSWVDDTNRYRFDQACRVKAIELASRLGLASLPDCRLSINFLPNAVYRAETCIRATMEAAEEFDFPHNRIMFEVTEGEQVTSGAHLKSIFNEYRRQGLITAIDDFGAGYAGLNMLVQFQPHVLKIDMELIRSIDQDPVRQAIVCGIVLVCQRLSIDIVAEGIETPAESAYLRSLGVRYQQGYLFAKPGWESLPLAPRHA; this is translated from the coding sequence ATGACAGTGACCATTTTTGCCCAACCTTTCGAACCCGTGGGCTGCCAATCCTGTCGTGACAAGACGCAGCTTCCGTTCGACTTCACGATGGCGTTCCAGCCCATCATGGATCTGGAGTTGGATCGTCCGTTCGCCTACGAAGCACTGGTACGCGGTGTGGATGGCGAGTCGGCCGGGACGGTGCTGTCGTGGGTGGATGACACCAACCGCTACCGGTTTGACCAGGCCTGCCGCGTCAAGGCGATTGAACTCGCGTCGCGCCTCGGACTGGCCAGCTTGCCGGACTGCCGGCTCAGCATCAATTTTCTGCCCAACGCGGTGTACCGGGCGGAGACTTGTATCCGCGCCACCATGGAAGCGGCAGAGGAATTCGATTTTCCGCACAACCGCATCATGTTCGAGGTGACCGAGGGTGAACAGGTCACCAGCGGCGCCCACCTCAAGTCCATTTTCAATGAATACCGGCGTCAGGGCCTCATCACGGCCATCGACGACTTTGGTGCGGGCTATGCGGGACTCAACATGCTGGTTCAATTCCAGCCCCATGTGCTCAAGATCGACATGGAGCTGATTCGCAGCATCGACCAGGACCCGGTGCGTCAGGCGATTGTGTGCGGCATCGTGCTGGTATGCCAGCGTTTATCCATCGACATCGTGGCCGAGGGCATTGAGACCCCAGCAGAGTCTGCCTACCTGAGATCGCTGGGCGTCCGCTACCAGCAGGGCTATCTGTTCGCCAAACCGGGGTGGGAATCCTTGCCGCTGGCGCCACGGCACGCGTAG